TCGACGAGCACGGGCTGATGCGGCTGCGCATCGCCAGCATCAACGACCTGCCGATCAAGGAGAGCGATCGCAAGTATCACTGGCCGCTCGGCTGCAGGCCCGACGACCATCCGGGGCTCAGCGCGCTGGGTTTATGACCTCACGCGCCGCCGGCGCAACTGCCGCTCGCGCCAGATCACGAACAGGCCCGAAGCCGCAACGATGATCGCCCCGATATAGACCGTGATGGTCGGCAGTTCGCCGAACAACACGTAGCCCAGCACGTAAGCCCAGATCATCGTGGTGTAGTCGAGCGGCGCGACCAGCGAGGCCGGGGCGTAGTGGTAGCTCGAAGTCAGAAAGATATGCGCGAGCCCGCCGATCACGCCGGAGGCGATCAAAATTAGAAGCTGAAATGGCGTCGGCCACAGCCATCCGAATGGCAGGGTCGCAAGACCCGCGAGCGCGCAGTACGTCGAGAAGTAGAACACGATCGCAGACGTGGTCTCGGTGTCGACCAGCCGCCGTGTCTGGACCACCGCTCCGGCGTTGGTGAAGGCGGCAATCATCCCGCAGGCTGCGCCGACGGTGGCCGCGGTCGAGGCCGAGCCGCCGGCGCCGTATTGCGAGAAGTTGAGGTACGGCCACAACATCACAACGATGCCGGCGAAGCCCACGGTGACGGCCGTCCAGCGATAGATGCGCACCGTCTCGCCGAGCACGAGCCAGGCCAGCACCACGGTGATCAGCGGGGCGGCAAACGAGATGGCAGTGGCATCGACCAGCGGCAATCGCGCCAGCGCCGCGAAGTTCAGAAACATGCCGGCAATGCTGATCATGCCGCGAAACAGATGCCCGAACGGACGCTGGGTGTAGAACGCCTGCGCCAGTTGCTTCTGGTAGGCGCACATCAGCAGCACAGGCAGGATCGCGAAGAACGCCCGGCAGAACACCACCTGGCCAAGCGGCACACCGCTGTCGCCGAGAAAGCGGACGCAGGCCGAAAGCATCGCAAACAGAAGCGCCGATGTGCCCTTGAGCAGGAAGGCCTTGAGGATGTTCATCCTGCTCGCAGACTCATTTGGACTCCGGACTCACTTCGACTCTGGCCGCTTGGGTCCCTCGACCGGCGGCAGCGAGAGAATATAGGTCGCAACCGCCTCGCGGTCGGCCGCGCCGAGCTGCTTCAAGTTGCCGATCACCTTGCCCATCTCGCCGCCCAGGCTGTCGCCGTCCGGCGTCTCGCCGGTCTCGAACAGCTTGATAAGGTCTTCCTTCGAATAGGTCAGGCTTTTCTGGGTGATATTGGGCACGAAGCCATTCGGATCGCCGCCCGGATCGGGTCCGCCGGCGAAGCGCTGACTCGTGATGATGCCGCCCAGGATGTTGCGTGGCGAATGGCACTCGGCGCAATGGCCCGGGCCGTTGACGAGATACGCGCCGCGGTTCCACACGGCGTCTTTCGCCGGATCGGGCTCGAACGTCTTGCCGTCGAGGAACAGGAATTTCCAGACGCCAAGCGAACGGCGGATGTTGAACGGAAACGGCACGTCGTGCGGCTTGGACTTGTCCTGTGCCGCCGGCAGCGTCTTCAGAAAGGCGAAGATGTCGCGCACGTCGTCGAGCCGCATGTGCTGGTAGGACGTGTAGGGAAACGCCGGGAACAGGTGCGAACCCTCCGGCGAGGTGCCCTTCACCATGGCGGTGACGAAATCCGCCTCGCTCCATTTGCCAATGCCTTCGTTCGGGTCCGACGAGATGTTCGGTGCATAGAACGTGCCGAACGGCGACTTCAGCGCCACACCGCCGCCGAGCCGCGTCTTGTCGTCCTGTTCGGGCGTCGCATGACAGGACGAGCAGCCGCCCATCGTGAACATGGTCTTGCCGTTGTCGAGATTGGCCGTCCGCTGCGGCAGTGCGCTCGCCGGCACGGTCGCCGGAATGGTCAGGCCCCAGAACACGCCAAAGCCGATGATCGCGGCGACCACCGCCAGGATGAAAAGCTTTCGCAGCATTGGGCTCCCCATGTCGATGTTAGGCAATCAAACGCTATCCGAAAAGCTGCAGGGCGGCGCGCGAAACCGCACCGCCCTGCAATGGCCTTCTTAGCGGCTACACCTCGCCGGTCAACGATCTATGACAGCTTCTGCCGATAGGCGTTGTGACAGCCGCCGCAGTGTTTGCCGATCTCGCGGAGCTGCGCCTTGAAGCTGTCGAGGTCCGTCACTTTGCCCTCCGCGGCCTGTGCATCGGCGCCGAACGCAGCCAGCTTTGCTTCGAAATCCGTCTTGTTCTCCCAGATCGCCGGGAGCGAGGCAGACTCACCGGTCTTGGAGCTGTCGGGCCAAAGATCCTTGCCCTTGGTCGCCACGCCACCGAAGGTCGTGAACACTTTGCGCGCCACATCCAGATCGAACGGCCGTGATCCGTCGATCATCTCGCGCGCGATGCGGACCTGATTGTTGTTCTCCTTCATGAGCGCCTTGCGGGCCGCGATCGGATCGCCCTCCGCGATCACGGTGGCGACGCCGAGCGTGGCGAAAGCCGTGGCAAGAACGAGACGCTTCATCGGTAAGACCCCCTCTTTGGCATGGAATTCAGCCAATGAGCGCGATCCCACCGGCCCAAAGAAGGACCTCGCAGGCCAAAGCACCAAATGTCCGGCTGACTCCCGACGAGTCCTATTATTCCGGGTGCGCGAATCTTATTCCCGAGGCGCGACAAAAAAGCTGCAGGGCGGCGCGTCGAAAACGCACCGCCCTGCGATCGTTCGTCGGCGAACGCGCCCGCCAATTACGACTGTTTCTTGCGATAGGTATTGTGGCAACCGCCGCAGTTCTTGCCGACATCGCCGAGTTGGGCCTTGAAGCTGTCGAGGTCGGTCACCTTGCCCTCCGCCGCCTTGGCGTCGGCGCTGAACTTCACGAGCTTGGCGTCGAAATCGGCCTTGTTCTCCCACACGGCCGGGAGCGACGCCGTCTCGCCGCCGGTCTTGGAACTGTCAGGCCACAGGTTCTTGCCCTTGTCCGCAGTCTCAGCGAAGGTCGCGAGCACCTTCTTTGCGGCAACGAGATTGAACGGCTGCTTGCCTTCGATCATCTCACGCGCCGTGCGCGACTGGTTGCCGTTCTCCTTCATCAGCGCCTTGCGGGCGGCGATCGGATCGCTCTGAGCAACCACGGCGGTGATGCCTAGCGTGGCGAAGGCTGCGGCAAGAACAAGACGCTTCATCGTTGAGACCCCTCTTTGGTGTGGAAATCAGTCGGTGACCCGCCTCTTCCACCGGCCTGGACGAGCCTTTGGAAGCCAGATGGCGGGGTGTCTGGCTAACACCCCGAGACGAGCCTTATTCCTGGTACCCGTGTCTTATTCCGGGTACGCGACATCTTGACCAGATGCCCTCACGATTTCGTGAACACTCAGTCATTTCAATGGGTTACGGGAGTTACTCGGCCGGATGCGGGGCGCCGTGCGCGGTTGTGCGAGAGGCACGTGCGGCAAGCCACCGCGTCACCACATAGAACACCGGCGTGAAGATCAGGCCGAACACGGTGACGCCGATCATTCCGGAGAACACCGCGGTGCCGAGCGTCTGGCGCAGTTCCGCGCCGGCGCCGACGGCCCACACCATCGGCGACACGCCGAAGATGAAGGCGAGCGACGTCATCAGGATCGGGCGAAGCCGCAGCCGCGCCGCCTCGACCGCGGCGGCGAAGCGATCGCGGCCCTGCTCCTCGAGTTGGGTGGCGAACTCGACGATCAGGATGGCGTTCTTGGCCGCAAGACCGATCAGCACGATGAAGCCCACTTGCGTGAGGATGTTGTTGTCCTGGCCGCGAAGCACCACGCCGACGATCGAGGCGATGAGACACATCGGCACGATGAGAATGACGGCGATCGGCAGCGTCAGACTTTCGAACTGCGCCGCCAGCACCAGGAACACGAACACCACGGCGAGGACGAACGCGAAAGCCGCCGTGCTGCCGGCGCGAAGCTGCTGGTAGGCCAGCGTGGTCCATTCATAGGCGAAGCCGTCCGGCAACGTCTCGGCCGCAAGCTTCTGCATGATCTCCATCGCCTGGCCCTGGCTGTAGCCGGGAGCCGCGGCGCCATCGAGCTCGGCAGCCGGATAGAGATTGTAACGCGGCACGCGATACGGACCCGAGATGTCGCGCACGGTGGTGAACGAGCCGAGCGGCACGGTGTCGCCGCTCGCATTGCGCACCCGGATCGCCAGCACGTCCTTGGTGTCCATCCGCTCATTGGCCGCGGCCTGGGCGACCACGCGGAAGGTGCGGCCGAACAGGTTGAAGTCATTGACGTAGGACGAGCCGAGATAGACTTGCAGCGCATTGAACACATCAGGGACGGCGATGCCGAGCATCTGCGCCTTGGTGCGGTCGATATTGAGATAGAGCTGCGGCGTCGAGGTCTCGAAGATCGAGAACACCTGTGCGACGCCCGGCGTCTGCGCGGCGCGCCCCATCATCGCAGAGACCGCAGACTGCAACGCGGCCGCGCCCCGGCCGCCACGGTCCTCGACCATCATGCGGAAGCCGCCGGCATTGCCGATGCCCGGCACCGGCGGCGGCTGCACCACGAAGATGCCGGCCTCCTGGATGTCGGCAAGAGCCGCAAAGAGCGCGCGCTGGATGCCCGCCGCCGACTGCTTCGGGTCTTTGGCGCGCTTCTCGAACGAATCCAGCACCAGGAAGGCGGCGCCGGCGTTCGGCGAATTGGTGAAGGTCGCGCCGGAGAAACCGACGATGTTCACCGCACCGATCACGCCCGGTATTTTCATCGCCGTCTCGACGATCCGGCGCTGCACGTCGTCGGTGCGCTGCAACGAGGCGCCGGGCGGCAGGTTTGCGACCACGATGAGATAACCGCGGTCGAGCGCCGGAATGAAGCCACGCGGCGTCTTGGCGAACTCCCAGGAGCCGAACGCGATCACGCCGGCGTAGACCACAAGCATCACAACGGCGTAGCGGACCACGCGGGCGGCGAGCCAGCCGTAGCCCAAAGCAAGCTTGTCGAAGCCCTTGTTGAAGAGACCGAAGAAGCGGTGCAGCGGCTTCTCCCACCAGCGCTCCCGGCGTTCTTCGTGGGGCCTGAGCAGCAGCGCGCAAAGCGCTGGCGACAGCGTCAGCGAGACGATCAGCGAAATCACGGTCGCGCCGGCAATGGTCAGCGCGAACTGCCGGTAGAACTGGCCGGAGATGCCGGTGATGAATGCCGACGGCACGAACACGGCGCACAGCACCAGCGCGATCGCGACCAGGGCCGCGCCGACCTCGTCCATGCTGCGCATCGCGGCTTCGCGTGGGCTCAGCCCCAGCGCGATGTTGCGCTCGACGTTTTCGACCACGACGATGGCGTCGTCGACCACGATGCCCACGGCCAGAACCAGGCCGAACAGCGACAGATTGTTCAGCGAGAAGCCGAACGAAGCCATCAGAAAGAAAGTGCCGACCAGCGACACCGGGATCGCGACCAGCGGAATGATCGCGGCGCGCCAGGTTTGCAGAAACAGCACCACAACGATGACGACCAGGAAGATCGCTTCCAGAATCGTCTCCATCACGGCGTCCACCGACTGCTGAATGAACTGCGTCGGGTCGTAGATGATGTCGTAGGTGATGCCAGGCGGAAATTTCTTGGCAATCCCCGCCATGGTCTCGCGGACCGCTTGGGCGGTCGCGAGCGCGTTGGAACCCGGACGCTGGAACAGCGCGATGGCGACCGCCGGCGTCGTATTGAGATAGGAGTTCGACGAGTAGTCCTGGCCGGCGAGTTCGACGCGGGCCACATCCTTCAGCCGCACCACGGCGCCGCCGTTCTGCTTCACCACAACGTCACCGAACTGATCCGGATCGGCGAGGCGGCCGAGCGTCTGGACCGAGATCTGAAACGCGCCGGCCTTATCGACCGGCGGCTGGTTGAGGATGCCCGAGGCGACCTGGATGTTCTGGCCCTGCAGGGCCTGCGTCACGTCGCTCGCCGTCATGTTCAGCGACTGCAGGCGCGCCGGATCGAGCCAGACCCGCATCGCATAGTCGCGGCTGCCGAACGGCGTGATTGAGCCCACGCCGTCGACGCGGGTCAGCGCGTCCTTGATCTCCAGATTAGCGTAGTTCGAGATGAACAGATCTTCGCGCGAGCGATCGGGCGAATAGATATGCACGACCATCATCAGGTCGCTCGAAGCCTTGGCGACCGTCACGCCGATATTGCGGACGTCGGCCGGCAGGCGCGGCAGCGCCACGGCGACGCGGTTCTGGACCTGCACCTGGGCGATGTCGAGATTGGTACCGATGTCGAAGCTGACGCCGATCGAGAAACGGCCGTCGCCGTTCGAATTCGACGACATGTAAAGCATGTTCTCAACGCCGTTGATCTGCTCCTCGATCGGAGCGACCACGGTCGTCGCCACCACGTCGGCATTGGCGCCGGGGAACTGGCCCGAGATGTTGATCACCGGCGGCGCGATCTCGGGATACTGCGCGATCGGCAATCGCGTGAACGCCACCGCGCCCACGATCACGAACACGATCGAGATCACCGACGCAAAGATCGGACGGTCGATAAAGAAATGCGACATGCGCATGGGTGCGCAGCCCCTTAGTTCTTGGCCTGAGTGCCGCTTTCGGCACCGGTCGCGGCCGCAGCGGATGGCGAAGCGCCCTTCTCCTGCGGATTGACCTTCTGGCCCGGCCGCGCGCGCATCAGGCCGTTGACCACCACGCGGTCGTTGGCGTCGATGCCGTCCTTAATGACGCGAAGATTGTCGTCGGTGAGCTGGCCGAGCGTGACGTATTTCATGACCGCTTTGTTTTCGCCGTCGACCACCAGCACGTACTTCTTGATCTGCTCGGTGCCGATCGCGGCGTCCGGCAGCAGCAGTGCGTCATAGCTCGGCGAGCCCGGCACGCGGATGCGGCCGAACATGCCGGGCGTCAGCACGCCATCCGGATTGGAGAACACGGCGCGGCCGCGGATCGTGCCGGACGACTTGTCGATCACGTTGTCGACGAAGTCCATGGCGCCGCGGCGATCGAAGTTCTTCTCGTCGAGGAGCTTCAGCCCAACGATCATGCCGCCGGCGCGGCCGGTGACTTCCTTGCCCATTTTGGAAAAGCGCTCGTAACGAAGGTACGAGGCTTCATCCATGGTGAATTCGAAGCGGATCGGGTCCATCGAGACGATGGTGCCGAGCATCGTCGTGGTCCCGGTCGTGCCGCCGGTCACGAGGTTGCCGGGCGATACGCGGCGGTCGCCGATGCGGCCGTCGACCGGCGCGCGCAATTCGGTGAACTCGAGATCGAGCTCGGCCTGCTTGACCGCAGCCTCGTTCGCCGCGACCGCGGCCTGGGCGCTGCCGAAGGCCTGCGTGCGCTGCTGGAACACCTGCTCCGAAATCGTGCGCTCGCGCACCAGTTGCTTGCCGCGCTCGAGGTCGGATTCGGCAAACGCCAGATTGGCTTTCGCCTGGGCGAGATTGGCTCGCTGCTGCGCGACCGTGTTCTCGAACGGCCGCTTGTCGATGGTGAACAGGAGATCGCCCTGCTTGACCATCTGACCGTCACGGAAATGGATCTTGTCCAGATAGCCCGAAACCCGGGCCCGCACTTCCACGGCGTCGATGGCGACAAAGCGCCCGACATACTCGTCCTGGTCGGTGACCGCACGAACGGTCGGCTTGGCGACCGTCACGGTGGGGGGCGGCGGCGCGCCAGCGCCCTGCTGGCCCTGGCCGCAGGCGGCAAGGGCGAAAGCGAGCGAAAGCGCGGCGGCAATCCGCGGCAGGCTTTGA
The Rhodoplanes sp. Z2-YC6860 genome window above contains:
- a CDS encoding DMT family transporter, which gives rise to MNILKAFLLKGTSALLFAMLSACVRFLGDSGVPLGQVVFCRAFFAILPVLLMCAYQKQLAQAFYTQRPFGHLFRGMISIAGMFLNFAALARLPLVDATAISFAAPLITVVLAWLVLGETVRIYRWTAVTVGFAGIVVMLWPYLNFSQYGAGGSASTAATVGAACGMIAAFTNAGAVVQTRRLVDTETTSAIVFYFSTYCALAGLATLPFGWLWPTPFQLLILIASGVIGGLAHIFLTSSYHYAPASLVAPLDYTTMIWAYVLGYVLFGELPTITVYIGAIIVAASGLFVIWRERQLRRRRVRS
- a CDS encoding c-type cytochrome — encoded protein: MLRKLFILAVVAAIIGFGVFWGLTIPATVPASALPQRTANLDNGKTMFTMGGCSSCHATPEQDDKTRLGGGVALKSPFGTFYAPNISSDPNEGIGKWSEADFVTAMVKGTSPEGSHLFPAFPYTSYQHMRLDDVRDIFAFLKTLPAAQDKSKPHDVPFPFNIRRSLGVWKFLFLDGKTFEPDPAKDAVWNRGAYLVNGPGHCAECHSPRNILGGIITSQRFAGGPDPGGDPNGFVPNITQKSLTYSKEDLIKLFETGETPDGDSLGGEMGKVIGNLKQLGAADREAVATYILSLPPVEGPKRPESK
- a CDS encoding c-type cytochrome, whose protein sequence is MKRLVLATAFATLGVATVIAEGDPIAARKALMKENNNQVRIAREMIDGSRPFDLDVARKVFTTFGGVATKGKDLWPDSSKTGESASLPAIWENKTDFEAKLAAFGADAQAAEGKVTDLDSFKAQLREIGKHCGGCHNAYRQKLS
- a CDS encoding c-type cytochrome; protein product: MKRLVLAAAFATLGITAVVAQSDPIAARKALMKENGNQSRTAREMIEGKQPFNLVAAKKVLATFAETADKGKNLWPDSSKTGGETASLPAVWENKADFDAKLVKFSADAKAAEGKVTDLDSFKAQLGDVGKNCGGCHNTYRKKQS
- a CDS encoding efflux RND transporter permease subunit, yielding MRMSHFFIDRPIFASVISIVFVIVGAVAFTRLPIAQYPEIAPPVINISGQFPGANADVVATTVVAPIEEQINGVENMLYMSSNSNGDGRFSIGVSFDIGTNLDIAQVQVQNRVAVALPRLPADVRNIGVTVAKASSDLMMVVHIYSPDRSREDLFISNYANLEIKDALTRVDGVGSITPFGSRDYAMRVWLDPARLQSLNMTASDVTQALQGQNIQVASGILNQPPVDKAGAFQISVQTLGRLADPDQFGDVVVKQNGGAVVRLKDVARVELAGQDYSSNSYLNTTPAVAIALFQRPGSNALATAQAVRETMAGIAKKFPPGITYDIIYDPTQFIQQSVDAVMETILEAIFLVVIVVVLFLQTWRAAIIPLVAIPVSLVGTFFLMASFGFSLNNLSLFGLVLAVGIVVDDAIVVVENVERNIALGLSPREAAMRSMDEVGAALVAIALVLCAVFVPSAFITGISGQFYRQFALTIAGATVISLIVSLTLSPALCALLLRPHEERRERWWEKPLHRFFGLFNKGFDKLALGYGWLAARVVRYAVVMLVVYAGVIAFGSWEFAKTPRGFIPALDRGYLIVVANLPPGASLQRTDDVQRRIVETAMKIPGVIGAVNIVGFSGATFTNSPNAGAAFLVLDSFEKRAKDPKQSAAGIQRALFAALADIQEAGIFVVQPPPVPGIGNAGGFRMMVEDRGGRGAAALQSAVSAMMGRAAQTPGVAQVFSIFETSTPQLYLNIDRTKAQMLGIAVPDVFNALQVYLGSSYVNDFNLFGRTFRVVAQAAANERMDTKDVLAIRVRNASGDTVPLGSFTTVRDISGPYRVPRYNLYPAAELDGAAAPGYSQGQAMEIMQKLAAETLPDGFAYEWTTLAYQQLRAGSTAAFAFVLAVVFVFLVLAAQFESLTLPIAVILIVPMCLIASIVGVVLRGQDNNILTQVGFIVLIGLAAKNAILIVEFATQLEEQGRDRFAAAVEAARLRLRPILMTSLAFIFGVSPMVWAVGAGAELRQTLGTAVFSGMIGVTVFGLIFTPVFYVVTRWLAARASRTTAHGAPHPAE
- a CDS encoding efflux RND transporter periplasmic adaptor subunit is translated as MTKLQSLPRIAAALSLAFALAACGQGQQGAGAPPPPTVTVAKPTVRAVTDQDEYVGRFVAIDAVEVRARVSGYLDKIHFRDGQMVKQGDLLFTIDKRPFENTVAQQRANLAQAKANLAFAESDLERGKQLVRERTISEQVFQQRTQAFGSAQAAVAANEAAVKQAELDLEFTELRAPVDGRIGDRRVSPGNLVTGGTTGTTTMLGTIVSMDPIRFEFTMDEASYLRYERFSKMGKEVTGRAGGMIVGLKLLDEKNFDRRGAMDFVDNVIDKSSGTIRGRAVFSNPDGVLTPGMFGRIRVPGSPSYDALLLPDAAIGTEQIKKYVLVVDGENKAVMKYVTLGQLTDDNLRVIKDGIDANDRVVVNGLMRARPGQKVNPQEKGASPSAAAATGAESGTQAKN